The bacterium genome contains a region encoding:
- the lptG gene encoding LPS export ABC transporter permease LptG: MRILDRYLIKEFFRSFALTVVCLLGIYLIIEFFEKIDDVVKSGTSAGPLVKYLFYTIPATLFQFLPVAFLIAVLLTLGMMSRNRELLAMKAAGISLYRATSILLLIAALFSALSFTCQETVLVSSNQLANYYKKLMEGKNPRKSLSEGRIWFWGTRGRLFNIQLVNAELHEVRGIIMFELDPQFRIIRRIDARQGAYRNGIWYLEHGVERIFSPDDFSKTTFAEFEEKALSIPEQFEDIFALQKLPEEMSYRELANYIERLREAGYSVDKYLVDLHAKISTSFIPFIIALIGISFAVKIDRSARLFNIGLGLLISFIYWVIFYLSISLGRAGAIPPMLAAWLGNLIFLCFGVYLFMTIPT, translated from the coding sequence ATGCGCATTCTGGATCGATATCTGATAAAAGAGTTTTTCCGCTCATTTGCCCTGACGGTTGTCTGTCTTCTCGGAATTTATCTTATCATCGAATTTTTCGAGAAGATCGATGATGTCGTCAAGTCCGGTACGAGTGCTGGTCCCCTGGTGAAGTACCTGTTCTATACCATTCCAGCAACTCTCTTCCAGTTCCTGCCGGTGGCCTTTCTGATCGCCGTTTTATTAACCCTGGGAATGATGTCGCGCAACCGGGAGCTTCTGGCCATGAAAGCAGCCGGTATCAGCCTTTACCGGGCAACCTCCATCCTTTTGCTCATCGCCGCCCTTTTCTCGGCTCTCTCGTTCACCTGTCAGGAAACGGTCCTGGTCAGCAGCAATCAGCTTGCCAATTACTATAAGAAGCTGATGGAGGGGAAAAATCCTCGAAAGAGCCTGTCGGAAGGCAGGATATGGTTTTGGGGAACCAGGGGACGCCTCTTTAATATTCAACTGGTAAATGCGGAGCTTCACGAAGTTCGTGGTATCATTATGTTCGAATTGGATCCGCAGTTTCGTATCATCCGCCGGATCGATGCCCGGCAGGGGGCTTACCGCAACGGTATCTGGTACCTGGAACATGGCGTTGAGCGCATTTTCAGTCCGGATGATTTCTCGAAGACGACCTTTGCCGAGTTTGAGGAAAAAGCCCTTTCCATTCCGGAGCAATTTGAGGATATCTTTGCCCTGCAAAAGCTGCCGGAAGAGATGTCATACCGGGAACTGGCCAATTACATCGAGCGGCTTCGCGAAGCAGGCTATAGCGTAGATAAGTATCTGGTGGATTTGCATGCCAAGATATCAACTTCTTTCATTCCCTTTATCATCGCCCTGATCGGAATATCGTTCGCGGTAAAAATCGACCGCAGCGCCAGGCTGTTCAATATTGGATTAGGTCTTCTGATCAGCTTTATCTATTGGGTCATATTTTACCTCAGCATCTCTCTCGGCCGGGCCGGAGCGATTCCTCCGATGCTGGCTGCATGGCTGGGAAATTTGATCTTCCTGTGCTTCGGAGTCTATCTGTTCATGACTATTCCTACATAA
- a CDS encoding RNA-binding domain-containing protein, with product MILAELNRKLNELMALPAEVEWVEFKEAKNSFKFDDLGKYFSALSNEANLKDQKYGWLILGVTDQPPRRIVGSQYCPNRTVLDRLKQGIAEKAGNGLTFVEIHELLLPEGRVLMFQIPPAIQGIPTAWDGHYYGRNGESLGPLNLSEIDRIRGQAVREDWSAKICREATLNDLDPDAIRFAREQYKEKHPRQREEVDQWDDLTFLNKGKVCIGGQITNTAIILLGREEAEHFISPAYGWITWVLKDEDGIARDYEHFRPPLILAVSRVFAKIRNLTYRYMPNDTLFPAEITQYDPWVMRELLHNCIAHQDYTLAGRISVVEEQESLLFTNLGYFIPGSVEEVIRSNAPPPQYRNPFLANAMVNLNMIDTIGSGIRRIFEKQRQRFFPLPDYDLSEQPERVEVRLFGKVLDENYTRLLVKGTNLDLMDVIALDKVQKKRPLTEEEFKSLKERKLVEGRRPNLYVSAKIAAVTDDKATYIKHRAFDKAHYKALVISFLKEFHKAKREEIDNLLLNKLSDALTEKQKRNRITNLLSEMSYKDKTIITSGPKRTAEWRLRDNEE from the coding sequence ATGATACTTGCAGAACTTAATAGAAAGCTGAACGAACTGATGGCACTGCCTGCCGAGGTCGAGTGGGTGGAGTTTAAAGAGGCAAAAAATTCCTTCAAATTTGACGACCTCGGCAAGTATTTTTCAGCTCTCAGCAATGAAGCCAACCTGAAAGACCAGAAATATGGCTGGCTTATTCTCGGAGTTACCGACCAGCCACCGCGGAGAATCGTCGGTTCTCAGTATTGCCCCAATCGGACGGTTCTCGACAGGTTAAAGCAAGGGATTGCCGAAAAGGCCGGTAACGGACTTACCTTTGTTGAGATTCATGAGCTTCTTCTGCCTGAAGGTCGAGTCCTGATGTTTCAGATTCCACCTGCAATCCAGGGGATACCGACTGCATGGGATGGGCATTACTATGGGCGAAATGGTGAATCGCTAGGACCACTCAATTTGAGCGAAATTGACCGGATTCGAGGACAAGCAGTGCGGGAAGACTGGTCAGCAAAAATTTGTCGGGAAGCTACACTCAACGATCTCGATCCTGATGCTATACGGTTTGCCCGCGAGCAATATAAGGAAAAACACCCAAGACAGAGAGAAGAGGTTGATCAATGGGACGATCTGACCTTTTTGAACAAGGGCAAAGTCTGTATCGGCGGCCAGATCACCAATACGGCTATTATCCTGCTCGGGAGGGAAGAGGCCGAACATTTCATTTCTCCGGCATACGGCTGGATAACATGGGTTCTCAAGGATGAAGATGGCATTGCGAGGGATTATGAGCACTTTAGACCACCTCTGATTCTGGCTGTCAGTCGGGTATTTGCCAAAATTCGCAACCTTACCTATCGCTACATGCCAAATGATACTTTATTCCCAGCCGAAATCACCCAATACGATCCCTGGGTCATGAGGGAACTGCTCCACAACTGTATTGCCCATCAAGACTACACCCTGGCCGGGCGGATCAGTGTTGTGGAGGAACAAGAATCTCTCTTATTCACAAACCTTGGTTACTTTATTCCCGGTTCGGTGGAAGAGGTCATTCGCAGTAATGCACCACCTCCGCAATACCGCAATCCGTTTCTCGCTAACGCAATGGTGAACCTGAACATGATCGACACCATAGGCAGCGGCATCAGGCGAATATTTGAGAAGCAGCGGCAGCGATTTTTCCCCCTGCCCGATTATGACCTGAGCGAGCAGCCGGAGCGGGTTGAAGTAAGGCTATTCGGGAAGGTATTGGATGAGAACTATACCCGCTTGCTGGTTAAGGGAACAAACCTTGATCTCATGGACGTGATCGCCCTCGACAAGGTGCAGAAAAAGCGACCACTCACAGAAGAAGAGTTCAAGAGTCTTAAGGAAAGAAAACTGGTTGAGGGCCGCCGTCCGAATCTCTACGTATCGGCCAAGATTGCCGCAGTAACGGATGATAAGGCAACCTATATCAAGCATCGGGCGTTTGACAAAGCTCATTATAAGGCGCTAGTTATTTCCTTTTTGAAGGAATTCCACAAGGCAAAACGAGAGGAAATTGACAACCTGTTATTGAATAAGCTCTCGGACGCATTAACGGAGAAGCAAAAGAGAAACCGAATTACTAACTTATTATCTGAGATGTCCTATAAAGATAAAACAATCATAACGAGTGGTCCTAAGAGAACTGCTGAATGGCGATTGCGCGATAATGAGGAGTAA
- the lptF gene encoding LPS export ABC transporter permease LptF, with the protein MKVLDRYILKELVPPFGLGIAVFTFVLLMGKILRLTDLIIGSQVSGTAVALLLVYLLPSLLVFIIPMSLLFAILIVFGRMSSDNEIMALRAAGVPLYRIIAPVLAASIGIFVITLYVSCFLIPRGNAAFQRLALHATWKNATLGLHEKTFNDSLEDLIIYVDEISGSSLSRVVISDQRKKNEIITIFAHKGELIADDRAFKLILRLKDGTIHRNNPANPKEYHRLSFSTYDILISGAYLDDKGDFRTMGLREFHREIERQKKAGNSLDKLLIEWHKKFSIPFACIVFALLGCPLGVQNRKSTRVSGFGLSLIVILVYYALLAAGKVMVYGGWLPAWLAMWMPNLLLMLPGVYLLRRLEE; encoded by the coding sequence TTGAAGGTTCTTGACCGGTACATACTGAAAGAATTAGTCCCTCCCTTCGGGCTCGGGATAGCGGTTTTCACCTTTGTCCTCCTGATGGGTAAAATACTCCGTCTGACGGACCTGATTATCGGCAGTCAGGTATCGGGAACTGCGGTAGCCCTGCTGCTTGTCTATCTCCTGCCATCCCTCCTTGTTTTCATTATTCCGATGTCGCTTCTTTTTGCCATCCTTATTGTCTTTGGCCGCATGTCATCGGACAACGAAATCATGGCTCTGCGTGCTGCCGGAGTGCCTCTTTACCGTATTATAGCGCCGGTCCTGGCAGCATCCATCGGTATCTTTGTCATCACCCTGTATGTTTCCTGCTTTCTCATTCCCAGAGGAAACGCCGCCTTCCAGCGATTGGCCCTCCATGCTACCTGGAAGAACGCAACCCTGGGGCTTCATGAAAAGACCTTCAATGACAGCCTTGAGGATCTGATTATCTATGTCGATGAAATTTCCGGTTCATCATTGTCCCGGGTGGTTATCTCGGATCAGAGGAAAAAGAACGAAATTATTACCATTTTTGCCCATAAGGGAGAATTGATCGCCGACGATCGGGCATTCAAGCTTATCCTGCGTCTTAAGGATGGTACCATTCACCGGAATAATCCCGCTAATCCGAAGGAATATCACCGGCTGTCCTTTTCGACGTATGATATTCTCATCTCCGGGGCCTATCTGGATGATAAGGGAGATTTTCGGACCATGGGCCTGAGAGAGTTCCACCGCGAGATCGAGCGGCAGAAAAAAGCGGGAAACTCCCTGGATAAGCTGCTGATCGAATGGCATAAAAAATTTTCCATCCCCTTTGCCTGCATCGTTTTTGCCCTTCTGGGATGCCCTTTGGGGGTTCAAAACCGGAAAAGTACCCGGGTCAGCGGATTTGGCTTGAGTCTGATTGTCATTCTGGTTTACTATGCTCTTTTGGCCGCAGGGAAAGTAATGGTTTACGGAGGATGGCTGCCCGCCTGGCTGGCCATGTGGATGCCTAACCTGCTCCTGATGCTGCCGGGAGTCTATCTGCTCAGGCGGCTGGAGGAGTAA